From a single Herpetosiphonaceae bacterium genomic region:
- a CDS encoding MFS transporter — MAQRTLARGMGTFLTIWFGQLISLIGSGLTAFALGVWVYQQTGSATQFALITFSFALPGILLFPIAGALVDRWDRRWVMIISDTGAGLASLTIALLLMSGNLQIWHIYLAVAASASFNTFQVPAYNAAMTMIVPKEQLGRANGLVEVANSIAPIVAPMLAGLLVVTIDLEGVILVDMVTFVFAVLTQLMVRIPSPERTPEGAAGQGSLLREATYGWTYVAARPGLLGLLIFFAIINFAFGVTQVLLPPLVLQIASPTALGTVVSIGGIGMLVGGMVMSAWGGPKRRALGVFGFGILFGVSIMLAGVRSWIPLIAVASFCQLFWIPLINGCSRTIWQLKVAPDVQGRVFAIRMMIAWSTTPLAYLIAGPLADGLFEPLLVENGALAGSVGQIIGTGTGRGIGLLFIVLGLIPIVAGIAGLLNPRTRRVEQEIPDAIVREARQAAEPVSPDLVPAAAQD; from the coding sequence ATGGCACAACGGACTCTGGCCCGTGGTATGGGAACCTTCCTGACCATCTGGTTCGGACAGCTTATCTCGCTGATCGGCTCCGGCCTGACAGCCTTCGCGCTCGGCGTGTGGGTTTATCAGCAGACCGGCTCGGCGACGCAGTTTGCGCTGATCACCTTTTCGTTTGCGCTTCCGGGCATCCTGCTCTTCCCGATCGCGGGCGCGCTGGTCGATCGCTGGGACCGGCGCTGGGTGATGATCATCAGCGATACCGGCGCTGGCCTGGCCTCGCTGACGATCGCGCTGCTGCTGATGAGCGGCAATCTCCAGATCTGGCACATCTATCTGGCCGTCGCCGCCAGCGCCAGCTTCAACACCTTCCAGGTTCCGGCCTACAACGCGGCGATGACGATGATCGTGCCCAAGGAGCAGCTTGGACGCGCCAACGGGCTGGTCGAGGTGGCGAACTCGATCGCGCCGATCGTCGCGCCGATGCTGGCCGGCCTGCTGGTCGTCACCATCGACCTTGAGGGCGTGATCCTGGTCGACATGGTCACGTTCGTCTTCGCGGTGCTGACGCAGTTGATGGTGCGCATTCCCAGCCCGGAGCGGACGCCGGAGGGCGCGGCGGGGCAGGGCTCGCTGCTGCGCGAGGCGACCTACGGCTGGACCTACGTCGCGGCGCGGCCCGGTCTGCTGGGCCTGCTGATCTTTTTCGCGATCATCAACTTCGCCTTCGGCGTGACGCAGGTCTTGCTGCCGCCGCTGGTGCTCCAGATCGCCTCGCCGACCGCGCTGGGCACGGTCGTCTCGATCGGCGGCATCGGCATGCTGGTGGGCGGGATGGTCATGAGCGCCTGGGGCGGTCCCAAGCGCCGCGCGCTTGGCGTCTTCGGCTTCGGCATCCTGTTTGGCGTGAGCATCATGCTGGCGGGCGTTCGCTCGTGGATTCCGCTGATCGCCGTCGCCTCGTTCTGCCAGCTCTTCTGGATTCCGCTGATCAACGGGTGCAGCCGCACGATCTGGCAGCTCAAGGTCGCGCCCGATGTGCAGGGCCGCGTCTTTGCGATCCGCATGATGATCGCCTGGTCGACCACGCCGCTGGCGTATCTGATCGCGGGGCCGCTGGCGGATGGATTGTTCGAGCCGCTGCTGGTAGAGAATGGCGCGCTGGCGGGCAGCGTCGGGCAGATCATCGGCACCGGAACGGGGCGCGGCATCGGCTTGCTGTTCATCGTGCTGGGGCTGATCCCGATCGTGGCCGGTATCGCCGGGCTGCTCAACCCGCGCACGCGGCGCGTCGAGCAGGAGATCCCCGACGCGATCGTCCGCGAGGCGCGCCAGGCAGCCGAGCCGGTGTCGCCGGATCTGGTTCCCGCCGCCGCGCAGGATTGA